AGACGTTATTAAAGCTAATGCTGGTTTTGAAGTAGAACGTTACAATATAACCGTACCCGAAATTAAAAAACTTGGCAGGTATCCCGTCACCGTTAAATTGCATCCTGAAGTCACTGCCGAGATCACCATAGAAGTCGCGCCCCTTTAATTTAAACTTATACTTGTTAAACTTATTTTACTCTTTCTTTATTAAGTGCCCCCTACTCCCCACACCCTATCCCCTACCCCCCACATCCTATCCCCCACTCCCTCAATGCCTATTTTCTAAGACAATTATCGCACCGGCCACACCTAAACTTTCCTGATGACAAGAATCCAAACTCCTCCAGCAAAAAACCCCAACGACACTCCTTGGTATTGAGGTATTCCACTGTCCTTTCTAGCTGTTTTTCCTGTTTTCTTCTCGCCCCCTCAATGGCACTATGGGGGTTTTTCAAAGTCAGTTGGTAGTGAAAAGGATCTAACCACTTCAACTGTCCACTAGAATAGAGAATGGAAAGACACAATTGCCCTTCCCTGTCCAATTTAGAAACTTCCCCAGTCTCCGACAGTCTGGCGATTATCTCTTTTGTCTTCTGGTAAAGTGAATACTGTCTTGTTAGGAAATAATTTCGCAGTTGTTTGTCTTCCGGATACAACCAACCGCTAGACTCACACCTCAAGGCAACTGCTTCTGTTGGCAACCCGTCTCTCCCCCCCCTGCCAATCTCTTGCATGTACTCCGACAATAACAAGGGAAAATGATAGTGGAAAACCCAACGTATATTTGCCTTGTTAATACCCATTCCAAAAGCCGAAGTGGCTACTACGAATTTTACTTTTTCCTCCAGCCAATCCCCCTCTATTTCCCTTCTTCTACTGGCAGATAAACCCCCATGGTAGCCGTGACAGCTATACCCCATCTCCGTTAAAAATCCTGCTAAATTCTCACTCTCCCCACGAGTCCTCACATAAATTAAACCACAATCATTTCCCTTTTTCTGAAGATATTTTACTAATCTATTTCTTCTTCCCCTTGCCGTCCAAACCGTGTCAATCTTTATCCTTATGTTCTCACGATAAGGACTCACCAGAAACTTTTGCGGTGATGACAAATGCAAGCACTCTATAATAACCCTTTGAGTCTGCCCATCAGCAGTAGCAGTAAAACAGGCAATGGGGAAGGGAGAATAATGGTATTTTCCCCTCAAAGCATCCCGAATAGTCCCCAAACGGAAATAGCTTGGCCGAAAATTCTCCCCCCATTGTGCTAAACAATGGGCTTCGTCTACTATTAGGCCACTAATCCTAGTCCCACAAGAAGTTATAATCCCCCATACAGGTTTAGAAAAAATAGTCTCCGGCGACACATAAAATAATTTTAATTGGCCATTGGCAAGTCGTTTCAGAGTATACTCCCTCTCCCCCTTACACATCTCGTTATGTATTCTGCCGGCTGGCACACCCAGTTGATTTAGTTGCGATATTTGATTTTCCACTAATGCCAGTAAGGGAGAAACCACTATCGTCAACCCCTCTTGAATTATCGCCGGCAACTGAAAACAGAGAGACTTTCCCCCTCCCGTTGGCATCACCACCAAGCAATCCTTCCCCCCTAAGATACTCTCTATTACCTCTTGTTGTGGGTAACGAAACCCCTGATATCCCCAATATCTTCTCAAAGTCTCTTTCAGTTTTCCCCCCTTCACACCATCCCCCATTTGACTTTCCCCCTTTTTCCACATACTTTCAGTCCCAGCCTATCATTATAAAATCTTACAATCAACACCCCGCTCCCCACTTACACCCCACCTATATCCCCCTTGACAATCTCTCCTTTTTTATGTTAGCATGAGGGGGACTAAGGGGCATGAACAGGGGGCGGTAGGTGGAGAGACTACCAAGACACTCGGACAGCGCCTATTGTTAATGACATAGAAATGCAACAAAGGAAGGAGAAAGGAGGAGAGAGCGAACGAGTAAAACCAGAGGTTGAAGGTAAAAAGGAGGAGTGTAATAGAAGTTATTCTCAATAAAACGGGTAGGGAGAAAGGAGAAGGGGGTAGGCGGACAGAAAAAAACCAGAAGGGCATATGGTTATAAGGGAGTAGAAAGAAAAGAAAGAAAAATCCGAAAAAAAATTTAAGGGGGGGGTATTGAAAGAGGCAAACTTTACGATATGATTAGGGTCATTAGAAAATTGTAGTGAATAGAGTTTATTAAAAAAGAGGGAAAAACAGTGATTAGAGTAGCTATTAACGGGTTTGGACGTATCGGCCGAAACTTTTTACGTTGCTGGTTGGGACGTGAAAAGACAAATATAGACGTGGTGGGGATAAATGACACATCAGACCCCCATACTAACGCACATCTGCTAAAATACGACTCCATGTTGGGAACCCTAAACGCAGATGTAAAGGCCGATGACAATTCTATCACCGTAAACGGAAAAACCATTAAGTGCTTCTCAGATCGCAACCCCCTCAACTTACCCTGGAAAGACTGGGGAGTAGACCTGGTAATAGAGTCCACAGGGGTTTTTGTAGACGAAGAAGGCGCCTCTAAACACCTGGTAGCCGGCGCTAAAAAAGTCCTCATCACCGCCCCCGGCAAGGGCGCAAATATTGGTACTTACGTAGTAGGGGTGAACGACAAGGAATACGAACACGACAAACACCAAATTATAAGCAACGCTAGCTGTACTACGAACTGTTTGGCGCCCATAGTAAAAGTACTACATGAGCACTTCGGGATTGTAAAGGGCACAATGACCACCACCCACAGTTATACTGGAGACCAAAGGTTATTGGATGCCAGCCACAGAGACTTACGTCGGGCTCGTGCCGCCGCTATGAACATTGTGCCCACCAGCACCGGCGCCGCTAAGGCAGTGGCCCTAGTAATCCCAGAATTGAAGGGCAAATTAAACGGCATAGCCTTCCGCGTGCCCACCCCTAACGTTTCCGTGGTAGACCTAGTGGTACAGGTAGAAAAAAGCACTATCGCCGAACAAGTTAACCAGGTCCTCAAAGAAGCCGCTGAAGGCGAATTAAAGGGCATTCTGGCCTACAGTGAGTTGCCGCTAGTCTCCTGTGACTACCGCGGCACAAACGTATCTTCCATCGTTGACGCCAGTCTCACTATGGTGATGATGGGAGATATGGTAAAAGTCGTTGCCTGGTATGACAACGAATGGGGCTACTCTCAAAGGGTTTTAGACTTGGCAGAAATCGTCGCCTCTAAGTGGAAAGAATAACAACTAACACTGGTGGGGTGGTTTTTGCCACCCACTCCATACCTCATTAATCCCCCTCAATTAAATAATAACTTCACCCCTCAAGGCCCAGTCCAACAACTCAATGGGGTGGAATACCTTTACCCCCCTCCCTTCTATTCTAAGATGCTTTCCTATCTGCAAGGCACAACCCGGATTGGGCGAAGCAATAATCTCAGCACCAGTATTTAATAGATTACCCACCTTCTGTTGCCCTAACTCCTCCGCTACAGTCGGTTGCAGCATATTATATACCCCCGCACTCCCACAACACAAAGCAGCATCCACAGGCTCTTCTAGTACCACATTTGGTATTTTCCGCAACAAATCCCTCGGTTGAAGGCTAATCCTCTGTCCATGTAGCAGATGGCAAGCATCCTGGTAGACTACCTTCACCGGTTTATCACTTATAGGCCGTAACGACAAATCAAAACCTATCTCCACCAAAAATTCATGTATATCCCTAACCTTGGTTACAAATCCTTTAGCCCTCTCCTTGTAATCCGGATCCTCCCTTAGAATGTGATCGTACTCCTTTAGAGTGTGACCACAACCGGCCGCATTTATTATAACATAATCCACCTCAGCCTCCTCAAAAGCATCAATCATCTGACGCGCAAGACTTTGAGCTTTTAATTCTTCCCCCTGGTGTGCCAATAAGGCACCACAACACCCCTGATTAGCCGGTATCACCACCTCACACCCATTAGCCGCCAACACTCTTATGGTAGCCTCATTAACATTACTAAAGAATAACCTTTGGACACACCCCAAAATTACCCCCACCCGATAACGTTTTTCCCCCTGAGCCGGTATTATGTAAGGATATTTCCTGTAAAGAG
The DNA window shown above is from Geminocystis sp. M7585_C2015_104 and carries:
- a CDS encoding ATP-dependent DNA helicase RecQ, with the protein product MGDGVKGGKLKETLRRYWGYQGFRYPQQEVIESILGGKDCLVVMPTGGGKSLCFQLPAIIQEGLTIVVSPLLALVENQISQLNQLGVPAGRIHNEMCKGEREYTLKRLANGQLKLFYVSPETIFSKPVWGIITSCGTRISGLIVDEAHCLAQWGENFRPSYFRLGTIRDALRGKYHYSPFPIACFTATADGQTQRVIIECLHLSSPQKFLVSPYRENIRIKIDTVWTARGRRNRLVKYLQKKGNDCGLIYVRTRGESENLAGFLTEMGYSCHGYHGGLSASRRREIEGDWLEEKVKFVVATSAFGMGINKANIRWVFHYHFPLLLSEYMQEIGRGGRDGLPTEAVALRCESSGWLYPEDKQLRNYFLTRQYSLYQKTKEIIARLSETGEVSKLDREGQLCLSILYSSGQLKWLDPFHYQLTLKNPHSAIEGARRKQEKQLERTVEYLNTKECRWGFLLEEFGFLSSGKFRCGRCDNCLRK
- a CDS encoding type I glyceraldehyde-3-phosphate dehydrogenase, translated to MIRVAINGFGRIGRNFLRCWLGREKTNIDVVGINDTSDPHTNAHLLKYDSMLGTLNADVKADDNSITVNGKTIKCFSDRNPLNLPWKDWGVDLVIESTGVFVDEEGASKHLVAGAKKVLITAPGKGANIGTYVVGVNDKEYEHDKHQIISNASCTTNCLAPIVKVLHEHFGIVKGTMTTTHSYTGDQRLLDASHRDLRRARAAAMNIVPTSTGAAKAVALVIPELKGKLNGIAFRVPTPNVSVVDLVVQVEKSTIAEQVNQVLKEAAEGELKGILAYSELPLVSCDYRGTNVSSIVDASLTMVMMGDMVKVVAWYDNEWGYSQRVLDLAEIVASKWKE
- a CDS encoding (Fe-S)-binding protein, which gives rise to MSINMENKTGEKLKSGFDGKNPPAQQIIDKCVHCGFCLSTCPSYRVIGKEMDSPRGRIYLMNAIHRGEAGIDETTTSHFDTCLGCLACVTTCPSGVEYDRLIGAMRPQIVRNYKRNWWDRLIRGFIFFLFPYPRRLGLLLPLLWLYQVSGLQAIVRGSGVLGFFPRLASMESILPRIRLSSLYRKYPYIIPAQGEKRYRVGVILGCVQRLFFSNVNEATIRVLAANGCEVVIPANQGCCGALLAHQGEELKAQSLARQMIDAFEEAEVDYVIINAAGCGHTLKEYDHILREDPDYKERAKGFVTKVRDIHEFLVEIGFDLSLRPISDKPVKVVYQDACHLLHGQRISLQPRDLLRKIPNVVLEEPVDAALCCGSAGVYNMLQPTVAEELGQQKVGNLLNTGAEIIASPNPGCALQIGKHLRIEGRGVKVFHPIELLDWALRGEVII